A genomic window from Tolypothrix sp. PCC 7910 includes:
- a CDS encoding glycosyltransferase has protein sequence MIIAHFNTSAEGGAAVLMLRLHQALLNTGLESQIYYRKGQLNTKNSHQLEFIQTPIAKFLERIEFKLENKLLRSSDNLFSLLRSPVKTVLPLSHRIADIYHLHWISHWIDLPSFIASLPPKTPIVLTLHDFGNLTGGCHLYSGCDRFESDCLPCPLLKSPFDRFLAYQELNRKRAQFGLRPVYVVGNSEWTTNLATTAAVFRNAVTFRTIHPAIEPKDFIRYEKAEAKKILGISPEKLVLGFGCAELTDSNKNFVLFLELLQRLKSHVDLEAVVFGNGLRLISEPPVPIHNLGKLASNRLLSIAYSAMDIFAITSRIETFSQVALEAQACGTPICAFSVGGLPDAVDDGVTGFLSPFGDLQSMMTQSLMLLKDSDKAKAFSQAGYERVRTRFTMQSVVASYEDLYQEALNN, from the coding sequence ATGATAATTGCTCATTTTAATACCTCTGCTGAAGGAGGAGCAGCAGTTTTAATGCTACGACTTCATCAAGCTTTACTCAATACAGGATTGGAAAGCCAGATTTATTATCGCAAAGGTCAGTTAAATACAAAAAATAGTCATCAACTTGAATTTATTCAGACACCAATAGCAAAGTTTCTAGAACGGATTGAGTTTAAATTAGAAAATAAACTCCTTCGCAGTTCAGACAACCTTTTTTCTTTGTTGCGATCGCCTGTAAAAACAGTACTACCCTTATCCCATCGCATTGCAGATATCTACCATCTACATTGGATTTCGCACTGGATAGACCTACCCAGCTTTATAGCATCACTGCCACCTAAAACACCCATTGTCCTAACCCTCCATGACTTTGGTAACCTGACTGGTGGTTGTCATCTCTACTCTGGTTGCGATCGCTTTGAATCAGACTGTCTTCCCTGCCCTTTACTGAAATCTCCCTTTGATCGTTTCTTAGCTTACCAAGAATTGAATCGGAAACGAGCTCAATTCGGGTTACGACCAGTATATGTAGTTGGCAATAGTGAATGGACTACTAATCTCGCTACTACTGCTGCTGTATTCCGTAATGCTGTTACCTTCCGAACAATTCATCCAGCTATTGAACCGAAAGACTTTATTCGTTACGAAAAAGCAGAAGCGAAAAAGATTTTAGGCATATCGCCTGAAAAACTAGTTTTGGGTTTCGGCTGTGCTGAACTCACAGATAGTAACAAAAACTTCGTGCTGTTTCTGGAATTATTACAACGCCTTAAAAGTCATGTCGATTTAGAAGCTGTCGTCTTTGGTAATGGACTACGTCTCATATCAGAACCACCCGTTCCTATTCACAACCTTGGGAAGCTAGCATCAAATCGTTTACTATCCATAGCTTACTCTGCTATGGATATTTTTGCGATCACCTCACGTATTGAAACTTTCAGCCAAGTTGCACTAGAAGCCCAAGCTTGTGGTACTCCCATTTGTGCTTTTTCTGTTGGCGGATTGCCTGATGCTGTAGATGATGGAGTTACTGGATTTCTTAGTCCATTTGGCGACTTGCAGTCTATGATGACCCAGTCCTTAATGCTTCTAAAAGACTCAGACAAAGCTAAAGCTTTTAGCCAGGCTGGGTATGAGCGAGTCCGAACCCGTTTCACAATGCAATCAGTTGTGGCATCTTATGAGGATCTCTATCAAGAAGCACTAAATAATTAA